In the genome of Bremerella sp. JC817, one region contains:
- a CDS encoding flavodoxin, translating to MDISMAIFYGSTTGNTEGAAKKMKELLGDCVTDVVDVYKASPQDLLKHDLLLFGVSTWNVGEMQDDWASLLPKLEGLDLTGKKVAFFGMGDAVGYPDNYLDAMGELWQTIRRLGSPEIIGVWSNAGYEFDDSQALYDDTHFIGLGLDDDNQWDLTDERIEQWLAQVVQEAGIVESA from the coding sequence ATGGATATCTCGATGGCAATCTTCTACGGCTCGACCACCGGAAACACCGAAGGGGCCGCGAAGAAGATGAAGGAACTGCTTGGCGACTGCGTGACCGACGTGGTCGATGTGTACAAAGCCAGCCCGCAAGATCTGCTGAAACACGATCTGTTGTTGTTCGGCGTTTCGACTTGGAACGTCGGCGAAATGCAGGATGACTGGGCCAGCCTTCTGCCGAAGCTTGAAGGCTTAGACCTGACCGGTAAGAAGGTCGCCTTCTTCGGCATGGGAGACGCCGTTGGCTATCCCGACAACTACCTCGACGCGATGGGGGAGCTTTGGCAGACGATTCGTCGGTTGGGTTCGCCGGAAATAATCGGGGTTTGGTCGAACGCCGGCTACGAGTTCGACGACTCTCAGGCCCTTTACGACGATACCCACTTCATCGGACTTGGCTTGGACGATGACAACCAGTGGGATCTCACTGACGAACGTATCGAGCAATGGTTAGCCCAGGTGGTGCAAGAGGCCGGAATCGTCGAGTCCGCCTAA
- a CDS encoding HEAT repeat domain-containing protein → MKRSFFAFALLLVAVSFGSVSAATVEQSIENLKSTDEATRIAAIQELGSLGDKAASAVTPLTSLLQDTSPQVAAQAAHALGQIGVADDTTLEGLLALTGSQDPQVRREAISALYALHPGHEKMLPIFAKLLGDADPAVRLRVMNALTETGKPAVPELIAALKSEKGALWACLILRELGPEASDAAPELAKVLTTGKGALKREALLALATMPKAATAFTDAIVKCLDDPTLAVSATYALGRMGTMSPEVEAKIKANVESKDKLLGTMSAWALAFTHPDNEAFKQDAVHRLAQGVGSSNAIIRAMSAQGLISLQAKPETLKAELQDPLNDAGEPVVSNAMGLLSTMGPSAVDYLIAALKHPSTRFDAIAILGSLGKDGAPATSNLIALINDENPRVANQAVVALGNIGPAAKAATPELTKSLESGEGSIAHNSALALGRIGPDAVEAKATLLKVMQNHSDPAMQLSCAWALLKVDSDSAATREAVLPVLKDAMKSDNPIIQNAAKEMLGKLNGAM, encoded by the coding sequence GTGAAACGCTCATTTTTTGCCTTTGCTCTGCTGCTGGTAGCCGTGTCGTTTGGCTCGGTCTCGGCAGCAACTGTTGAACAATCGATTGAAAACCTGAAGTCGACCGACGAAGCGACTCGCATCGCGGCGATTCAAGAGCTCGGCTCGCTCGGCGACAAGGCTGCTTCGGCCGTCACTCCGCTGACCTCGCTGCTGCAAGATACTTCGCCGCAAGTTGCCGCACAGGCCGCCCATGCCCTCGGCCAGATTGGTGTCGCCGACGACACCACCCTGGAAGGCTTGTTGGCGCTGACCGGTTCGCAAGATCCACAAGTTCGCCGCGAAGCGATCTCGGCTCTGTATGCGCTGCATCCTGGCCACGAAAAGATGTTGCCGATCTTCGCCAAGCTGCTGGGCGATGCCGATCCAGCTGTTCGCTTGCGCGTGATGAACGCCCTGACCGAAACCGGCAAGCCAGCCGTCCCCGAACTGATCGCTGCTCTGAAGAGCGAGAAGGGTGCCTTGTGGGCTTGCTTGATCTTGCGTGAACTTGGCCCAGAGGCTTCGGACGCCGCTCCGGAACTCGCCAAGGTGCTGACCACCGGCAAGGGTGCGTTGAAGCGTGAAGCGCTGCTGGCCCTGGCCACGATGCCGAAGGCTGCCACTGCCTTTACAGATGCTATCGTCAAGTGTCTGGACGATCCAACGCTGGCCGTTTCGGCTACCTACGCCTTGGGTCGCATGGGCACCATGTCGCCAGAAGTCGAAGCGAAGATCAAAGCTAACGTCGAAAGCAAAGACAAGCTGCTGGGCACGATGAGTGCCTGGGCTCTGGCCTTCACCCATCCCGACAACGAAGCCTTCAAGCAAGATGCCGTTCATCGTCTGGCTCAAGGGGTTGGTTCGTCCAACGCGATCATCCGTGCCATGTCGGCCCAGGGACTGATTTCGCTGCAGGCCAAGCCAGAAACGCTGAAGGCCGAACTGCAAGATCCCCTGAACGATGCTGGCGAACCGGTTGTCAGCAACGCCATGGGCTTGCTCTCCACGATGGGTCCTTCGGCCGTCGATTACTTGATCGCCGCCTTGAAGCACCCAAGCACGCGTTTCGATGCGATCGCGATCCTGGGTAGCCTCGGCAAAGACGGTGCTCCGGCAACGTCGAATCTGATCGCCTTGATCAACGACGAAAACCCACGCGTTGCCAACCAGGCAGTCGTGGCTCTGGGAAACATTGGTCCTGCCGCCAAGGCTGCCACGCCCGAGCTGACGAAGTCGCTCGAATCGGGCGAAGGTTCGATCGCTCATAATTCGGCCTTGGCCCTGGGACGTATCGGTCCTGATGCGGTCGAAGCGAAAGCTACCCTGCTGAAGGTCATGCAGAATCACTCCGATCCTGCCATGCAGCTTTCGTGTGCATGGGCCTTGCTGAAGGTCGACAGCGACTCGGCTGCGACCCGCGAAGCAGTCCTGCCAGTGCTGAAGGACGCCATGAAGTCGGACAACCCCATCATTCAGAATGCCGCCAAAGAAATGCTCGGCAAGCTGAACGGCGCGATGTAA
- a CDS encoding glycosyltransferase family 2 protein, translating to MSVSVVVPVYNEIETIPLLYSSLHQVLANLGRDYEILFVDDGSSDGSTAKLKEVAATDKHVKVVEFRRNYGQTAAMHAGIQHASMDVVITLDGDMQNDPEDIPMMLSKIDEGYDLVHGWRKNRQDAWVNRKLPSKIANWLISRVTKFPIHDLGCTLKAIRREIAVELELYGEMHRFIPILAHQRGARCVEVVTRHHARRFGQTKYGIGRTTRVVLDLLTVTYMQQFFTSPMKLFGRMGFACLGIAFLSVLTTIGMKLAGGVDMTGNPLLLLAVLSTILGSQMFGMGLLGEVNARIYYASNGNDSYAVRSLTNFDEESSHALKLRQAA from the coding sequence ATGAGTGTTTCCGTTGTTGTTCCGGTTTACAACGAAATCGAGACGATTCCTCTCCTGTATAGCAGCTTGCACCAGGTGCTAGCGAATCTGGGGCGGGATTACGAGATCTTGTTCGTCGATGACGGTTCGAGCGATGGATCGACCGCCAAGCTGAAGGAAGTCGCGGCGACCGACAAGCATGTGAAAGTGGTCGAGTTCCGTCGTAACTACGGACAAACGGCCGCCATGCATGCCGGGATCCAGCACGCGTCGATGGACGTGGTGATCACCCTGGATGGGGACATGCAGAACGATCCCGAAGACATCCCGATGATGCTCTCGAAGATCGACGAAGGTTACGACCTGGTTCATGGCTGGCGGAAGAATCGTCAGGATGCCTGGGTCAATCGCAAGCTTCCCTCGAAGATCGCTAACTGGCTGATCAGCCGCGTTACCAAGTTCCCGATCCATGACCTGGGTTGCACGTTGAAGGCAATCCGCCGCGAGATCGCCGTCGAACTGGAACTGTACGGCGAAATGCACCGATTCATTCCGATTCTGGCCCATCAGCGTGGTGCCCGTTGCGTCGAAGTGGTGACCCGTCACCATGCTCGCCGTTTCGGTCAAACCAAGTACGGCATCGGTCGTACGACCCGCGTGGTGCTCGACCTGCTGACCGTTACTTACATGCAGCAGTTCTTCACCAGCCCGATGAAACTATTCGGCCGCATGGGCTTTGCCTGTCTCGGCATTGCTTTCCTGAGCGTGCTGACGACGATCGGCATGAAGCTGGCCGGCGGCGTCGACATGACTGGCAACCCACTGCTGCTTCTGGCCGTGTTGAGCACAATCCTGGGCTCGCAGATGTTTGGCATGGGGCTGCTAGGCGAAGTGAACGCTCGGATCTACTACGCCTCGAACGGCAACGATTCGTACGCCGTCCGTAGCTTGACCAACTTCGACGAGGAAAGTTCGCACGCTTTGAAACTGCGTCAGGCTGCTTAA